The Bombina bombina isolate aBomBom1 chromosome 9, aBomBom1.pri, whole genome shotgun sequence sequence acacaactaggtaagtatccctgcttgcttttccaccAGAATTATTGTAGATACATTTTTTGACAATGCAACAATTATGGAAGCAAACCTTTCCCCGAGTTCTTTGGTGCATCGGCAGCAATATATACACAACATTTTGTGGATCTTATTGACAAAATAGCACATATCATACTGCCTTTTATGTAAAATATGTCAGTGGAAACTTTGAGATTTTAAGTCTAATCAAATAACTGTGCAAATGTTGAGAGGTGTGTTGCCATTATAtcagtattttgttttttaaatgaagatTTGGGTTTGAAGGCTTCAAAATGTCTGGTTATGCTCAAATAGCACCTAAAGATTCTTATTACTTGTTAGCGTGTTCCTTGCTTACATTTATTTGTAGCCTAATTTGATCtaatttcttgttttattttttattgtatttatttatttttattccctaAAATTTGTGCATGTTATCATTCTTTGTATGATTTGGATTTGTATGACTTGGATTTGCTCTGAGAGTCGTTAGCAGTCACAACAAAATGTAGCCAAGTGTATTGAAGTTAATATAATTCTGCAGTGTTTCTGTGGTCAggtttttgtttgttaattttctcTTCAGAACATCTCCTTCTCCGATTTTCCTCATTGCCTTCACGTTGACATAGACCTTCCTCACTGCTAGCTTGTAGACTGTCAAAGGTACTTTCTTTAGTGTTTTCTTTCTTCAGGTTTTTCTGGGCCTTGTGTTTTCGTCTGCATAGGCCCAAGCACTTTTCAAGGCAGTTAAACCTTGTTTCCGTGGTACAGGCATACATCCCAGCAGGCACTGCCAATACCATGGCACACACTATCACAATAATATGGATAAGTTTCTCTCTTTGCTCCAGTCCACTGATGTCACTGCCAGTCACAAACACAATACATTGGTCTTTCCTGGGTAGTTGATTCTTCAATGTGACACACACTTCATATTTTGTCGCTGGTAGTAAATTATTAATAGAATAAGTATAAATGCCAGGGCCAATATAAATTACATCTTTATTCTCTTCATATTTTCCAAAATATATAGCGTACCATGTTTCCTTTGGATTCTCTGTAACCGCAAACCACTCTAAAGCTATTCCATAAACTGTCTGCTTGGAAATCCTAACATCAATGTAGACATTCTCTTCTGATGATGACGATGGTGGTAGAGAGTAGGAAAGAGATGTAAAAGGATCTCCCAGTTTTTGAGACTGAACGCTTAGTATTATTGAAGTGGAAGAGTTGCCCAAGTAATTTGTAGCTATACAATTATAAATTCCTGCATCTGTAACATGTACGGTGGGTATAACAAGCTCGGACTTTATGGTTTCTTCATTAATAGGCGTGGTGGTTACTGAAAGAGACAAAAACAGAAAATTAACAGAACCAAATATTTTAAAGAGAATAGCAGGAAAGTGCCTGTCTCACTCTAACGCTCACTTGTTTTAAATATCCATGCATGGGGTTAAAGCACCCTTTCTTAGCACCTCTGAAGTATTGAGTGGATATTAAAAACCAGTGAGTGCTGTGAATTTGCTTGGATAATTATATGGTCTAGCACCCTGGTACTTTGCTGAAATTTTAAAGTGCACAttttttagattatatatatatatatatatatatatatatatatatatatatatatatatatatatatatatatatatatatatatatatatatatatatatatatataatttttttattttctttatatttgcataaTATATACATGTTTTTTTCATTATGCTTGTCTCCTTAACACTTTTAAATTAATACTGAAGATATAAAAACTTTTAATATGTGCCATAGATAcggacaatcttaaagggacacgaagcccaaataaaaatattttatgattcagatagaacatatatttttaagtaattttccaatttacttctgctattgattttgcttcattttttatatcctttgttgaaaaagcagcagtgCCATACTAGGAGTTAGCTGAATACAATAGTAAGCCAATGAAATGAGGAATATGTgagcagccaacaatcagcagctagctcccaggtatgcttctcaacaaaggataccaagagaactaagcaaataaggtaatggaagtaaattggaaagttgtttaaaattgtgctctatctgaatcctgaaagacaatttgtgggtttcatgtccctttaaaaagccatAAGCTATTGTGGCAGTATGTCACTCAAGTACACAGTAGCATTCAGAACAATAACTTTACTCACATAAACCATCTGTGATATCAGCTTTCAACAAATATTTACCTAAATACCAACTGATTTGCTACACTGGCCTAATTACTTAAACCTAAATTACAAAGGACAGTTACAAGTCTTAATTAATTCAACTAAATGATCAACAAGTTCTAGTGTAGCAATTGTCATGGAATGTCAACTTACCATTAAATGTCTTAATGATTTTCTGACCAAAGCTCCATGATATTAAAGGTACAGGACTTGCTTGAACCATACATATTATTGAGGCATTGCGTCCCTCTTGTATAGTAATGTTTGATACCACAGTGGAAGTAATAGGCTTTGTGCAACTATTCAATTCAACTTCATGAAAATATTTGCCAGCTTTGGAGCGTGGGCTAGAACAGGTTAAATAGGAATTCATCAGTATAATAGGGGGACTGACTGATTTAACAAAATGGACAAAGCCTTTCAGACGACAGTCGCACATCCATGGATTATCATGCAATGCCAGGACTGCATTGGAAAGAATTTCCACTCTTGCTTCTGATCCATGTGCTTTTTGGTACAGAGGCCAATTTGAGAACACATCTTTAGAGATGATTGTAAGCTGATTGAAGGATAAGTCTAAGTAGGTCAGGTTAGCAAGAAACCTTAAGGCGTGCTCGGGAAGTACATCTAGCCTGTTGTGTTTTAAATCCAATATCTTTAAAGAAGGGGTATCATGAAACGCTGTCCATGGTACTGATCGTAGCTTGTTCCCCTGTAGACGTAGCTCTTTGAGACGTTTTACATCTTCCAGACTTTTTATATGCATTACTGTAATGTTATTAAAATTGAGCCATAGATATTCCAAGGCATGGACACCTGCAAAAGACCCCCGAGGTAGTTCAGTAAGGTGGCATTTTTCTATCCTAACTTTCCGCATGTTAGAAGGGATGTCATCTGGTATTTTTCTTAGTGACAAAGACATGCAAAGCAAACTCCTGCAAAAAGAGATACAATtagggcaattaaaaaaaaaactgctctttaatttaaaaaaaaaaaatgaagtggcAATGACTGAAATTAGACGATCAGTGTATATAGTTAAACAAATGGGTCTAGATTACATTTGGATCACAAAAATCTTAGCACTACTGTGCCTTAACATCAGTCAAGCGCATATAATTCTGCTTCAATTTTTATGCTCATATTGCAATCccaaagttatttttattgctctagTGCATGCCAACATGTCAGATAGTTCTGGTGGGATAAATCCCTCAGATAATATATACGTTTATGGGGACACACGGTAAATATCATGTCGGATAACACTTAAGCAGTAAGTCAATAGAGCACAAAAAATCCACTCTAGTAGTGGAGTTTAACATCTAGTTCTGTAGTATTTTATGAAACTTAAGCATAAAACAtttcaaacatacatacatacacatatatttatatatatatatatatatacatatatatatatatatatatatatatactgttatatttcaaaaaatggagtaaatgcactctcaccaactcttgcaaCTTGTCAGAGTGCTATGAAAGTAATTGCagaaatgtagaaaagaagcactcactgaacttactccaacagtgacaaaagtttaatggaatatagtgacgtttcgggacaacaacagtcccttcctctgaccaattaacaatgtgtgaaaacagcctttaaataggctccaaatAACCCTCCCCACATGATTGACCAATCACGGCCAAAAGTTCGACACACCCCTCATAGTGACCAATGGCCATCCACAATAGATAGCAAAATACTCATATAGTGAAAATGTGCATAACAAACATACGTAGAATAAAGTTAAAATAGGACCCTGAATCGTCAATACAGAGGGGCAATCCAACTCCAATCGGGTGCAAAGATAGGCAGGTACAACCTTAAATAACTTAAGAATGATAAACCaacaaaggcctcgcttccattgagtcgttaaaaatggagccgtaagctaccgaagcggccgacagctaaaagtaatttacggctgcattttagtaccaggtttccattgaaaagattagcgtgttgcgcgcagtcgctcttttcgtgtagctgtaagttaacgttgtgttaacgcttccatctgacgtcggatttcttgaaaatcaattagttgctaaggtaacccgaccttacgctatagaatttacgtttaacgtccgtgcttcttacctgtgatcgcctctcaagaaaaataaaaaaacacttatccatatttttaataatcaaatactattttctaatataattatatttaacacttcataaatataagtaatatttattgctgccctaggcataggtctagtttgcattctgtagatatgttcttgcatatattattatatttaaatatatactgatatttctattagaatataagttcaactatttctatacatgagacaacaataaatattacttataacaatttatttctacattaaaacacttgcattatttgcaagttttatgatttcaatagaaaataggtctcaaaaagcacaattttcctctgttacacctagttgagctgggggtaatatttctcaatgtatcgacagcctccgacaatgtattaacggttagcgctttcattggaaacctggtataatttatcgattaacagcttctattactttctatgggatgcgaagatcttttcggcagccgaagtccggctgccgatattgaggtataacgcgccattggaaacagtcgataaacgatattgcttccgacagcatatttatcggtttgcgagtgcacgcaaactgaattacgactcaatggaagcgaggccaaaatTGGTGATCttaattccaccaatcagcaactgccTAACACTCACAGATCAACACGTCATCTCAGAGAAACCGTAGCTCACGCCCCTTGTCACTAGGGACGCCCAAAGAGATCGCAAAACCAACCACGAGAATGAAAAATGAGACACACAAAAGGCTCACTCAGAGCGCCTCACTGACAAATCATCTTAAACTGTACACAATCACAGATTCAATATTCTGTCCCCACCTTGGTCGGCAAAGATGTCGCCCATTTACACATTGTTGTCAAACATAGTGTACTACAGAGACCCAAATATGTACCAAAGGGAATCTTATAGCGATTAACTTACAAATCTCGTACAGCAAACGATCAACTGGTGAGGCTTAGCACACATCACTAAAGTAAACAAAGGGGTGATATTCAACCAATCAGGAAGCCTAAAAGGGACAAGCCTGCCCACATCTAGGTGTATCAGAGCTCTGCGATGATTTGATAGGCTATCTACGCCTTTTCATTCTCGTGGTTGGTTTTGCGATCTCTTTGGGCGTCCCTAGTGACAAGGGGCGTGAGCTACGGTTTCTCTGAGATGACGTGTTGATCTGTGAGTGTTAggcagttgctgattggtggaattaaGATCACCAATTTTGTTGGTTTATCATTCTTAAGTTATTTAAGGTTGTACCTGCCTATCTTTGCACCCAATTGGAGTTGGATTGCCCCTCTGTATTGATGATTCAGGGTCCTATTTTAACTTTATTCTATGTATGTTTGTTATGCACATTTTCACTATATGAGTATTTTGCTATCTATTGTGGATGGCCATTAGTCACTATGAGGGGTGTGTCGAACTTTTGGCCGTGATTGGTCAATCATGTGGGGAGGGTTatttggagcctatttaaaggctgttttc is a genomic window containing:
- the LRIT2 gene encoding leucine-rich repeat, immunoglobulin-like domain and transmembrane domain-containing protein 2, producing the protein MSLSLRKIPDDIPSNMRKVRIEKCHLTELPRGSFAGVHALEYLWLNFNNITVMHIKSLEDVKRLKELRLQGNKLRSVPWTAFHDTPSLKILDLKHNRLDVLPEHALRFLANLTYLDLSFNQLTIISKDVFSNWPLYQKAHGSEARVEILSNAVLALHDNPWMCDCRLKGFVHFVKSVSPPIILMNSYLTCSSPRSKAGKYFHEVELNSCTKPITSTVVSNITIQEGRNASIICMVQASPVPLISWSFGQKIIKTFNVTTTPINEETIKSELVIPTVHVTDAGIYNCIATNYLGNSSTSIILSVQSQKLGDPFTSLSYSLPPSSSSEENVYIDVRISKQTVYGIALEWFAVTENPKETWYAIYFGKYEENKDVIYIGPGIYTYSINNLLPATKYEVCVTLKNQLPRKDQCIVFVTGSDISGLEQREKLIHIIVIVCAMVLAVPAGMYACTTETRFNCLEKCLGLCRRKHKAQKNLKKENTKESTFDSLQASSEEGLCQREGNEENRRRRCSEEKINKQKPDHRNTAELY